Proteins encoded by one window of Sorangium aterium:
- a CDS encoding type VI secretion system Vgr family protein, whose translation MARETIAHFTIDEVPAARVLRFEAIHEAGRPLVLDVEVYLHSYQELDAMIGKPAALSFGAPGEAPRVIAGTVEAATSIGSTELGIEGLLGVRYAVRVVSSLALLARSVDSRIFQDMSAKEIVAKVLEDHGITRVAWRLSGDCPKREYCVQYQESALAFISRLMEHEGVYSFVEVDADGELLVFDDDSTVAGPIAGDPALPFRRRTGLSAADERDAIYSIRELERVRSGKFVLRDFDFKRPKLDLTATAASGENDALERYDYPGGYFEPSEGQRLAQIRLEEEQVERHTIEIDTVCSRLAVGQKLTITDAGELDGEYFLFAVKHTYIHEEGDAHGGERATPRSRARARLVPASVKYRPRRITPIPLIEGPQTATVVAPAGSQTEAIHTDEFGRCKVKFHWDRSDVIDDKASCWMRVAQLQTSGSMMLPRIGWEVIVEFLEGNPDRPIVTGRLYNGVYMPPYALPEGKTRTAIQTSSTPGGGGANEIRFEDKAGSEEIMVHAQRDMKTVAANNAKRNIGNNETSVVGNNASLEVGGNQTTKITKGSQNTVGANQTISVGGNRNVEVNAVSALTAKGNATTTVGGNQFEMDGNPLEAMLALAAQAAVQFASVMANNAIAAVQGQVDGAINQVMAPINGLTQKAAGVAGAMQAVAGGDMSRMPGMIAGASGIPGASQLAASMGGGGGGGGGGAAGGAPGAAAPNMLASIASNVAQSSLAGKVFVKPEALASALGMDGGGGGGGSTANVGGPDGAVDGVDATDREKGPGHTTAKVTGTHKEDVGSMKVLGAIQDIDNNVTGKKTIDVGAATVQVAFGSYAESVTGSKSEKATGLVVLSNGGESETVTGSRTAMVGGAVVDKLKGSHVVQAVGPATFIGAFHKVEAKGAIVFKCGASEVVIDGAGVTITSPLVTILAPKIQLPKKVSEV comes from the coding sequence GTGGCACGCGAGACGATTGCGCACTTCACGATCGACGAGGTCCCCGCGGCGCGGGTGCTCCGCTTCGAGGCGATCCACGAGGCCGGCAGGCCGCTCGTCCTCGACGTCGAGGTGTACCTCCACTCGTACCAGGAGCTCGATGCGATGATCGGCAAGCCCGCGGCGCTCTCCTTCGGCGCGCCCGGGGAGGCGCCGCGCGTCATCGCGGGCACGGTGGAGGCCGCGACGTCGATCGGCTCCACAGAGCTCGGCATCGAGGGGCTGCTGGGCGTCCGCTACGCCGTCCGCGTCGTCTCCTCGCTCGCGCTCCTCGCGCGCAGCGTCGACTCGCGGATCTTCCAGGACATGAGCGCCAAGGAGATCGTGGCGAAGGTCCTCGAGGATCACGGGATCACCCGCGTCGCGTGGCGGCTGAGCGGCGACTGTCCGAAGCGCGAGTACTGCGTGCAGTACCAGGAGAGCGCGCTCGCGTTCATCTCGCGGCTCATGGAGCACGAGGGCGTCTACAGCTTCGTCGAGGTGGACGCCGACGGCGAGCTCCTCGTCTTCGACGACGACAGCACCGTCGCCGGGCCGATCGCGGGCGACCCCGCGCTGCCGTTCCGCCGGCGCACCGGGCTCAGCGCGGCCGACGAGCGCGACGCCATCTACTCGATCCGCGAGCTCGAGCGTGTGCGCTCTGGCAAGTTCGTCCTCCGCGATTTCGACTTCAAGCGGCCGAAGCTCGACCTCACGGCGACCGCGGCTTCGGGCGAGAACGACGCGCTGGAGCGCTACGACTACCCGGGCGGCTACTTCGAGCCGAGCGAGGGGCAGCGCCTCGCGCAGATCCGGCTGGAGGAGGAGCAGGTCGAGCGGCACACCATCGAGATCGACACCGTGTGCTCGCGCCTCGCGGTCGGCCAGAAGCTCACGATCACGGACGCCGGCGAGCTCGACGGCGAGTACTTCCTCTTCGCGGTGAAGCACACCTACATCCACGAGGAGGGCGACGCGCACGGCGGCGAGCGCGCGACGCCGCGCTCCAGGGCGCGGGCGCGCCTCGTGCCGGCCTCCGTGAAGTACAGGCCGCGGCGCATCACGCCGATCCCGCTCATCGAGGGGCCGCAGACCGCGACGGTTGTGGCGCCCGCAGGCTCGCAGACCGAGGCGATCCACACCGACGAGTTCGGCCGCTGCAAGGTGAAATTCCACTGGGATCGCAGCGACGTGATCGACGACAAGGCCTCGTGCTGGATGCGGGTCGCGCAGCTCCAGACCTCCGGCTCGATGATGCTCCCGCGCATCGGCTGGGAGGTGATCGTCGAGTTCCTCGAGGGCAACCCCGATCGGCCGATCGTGACAGGGCGCCTCTACAACGGCGTCTATATGCCGCCGTACGCGCTGCCGGAGGGCAAGACCCGCACGGCGATCCAGACGTCGAGCACGCCGGGCGGCGGCGGAGCCAACGAGATCCGCTTCGAGGACAAGGCGGGCTCCGAGGAGATCATGGTGCACGCCCAGCGCGACATGAAGACGGTCGCGGCGAACAACGCGAAGAGGAACATCGGCAACAACGAGACGTCGGTCGTCGGGAACAACGCGTCGCTCGAGGTCGGCGGCAACCAGACGACGAAGATCACGAAGGGCTCGCAGAACACGGTGGGCGCGAACCAGACGATCAGCGTCGGAGGCAACCGCAACGTCGAGGTGAACGCGGTGTCGGCGCTTACGGCGAAGGGCAACGCGACGACCACGGTGGGCGGGAACCAGTTCGAGATGGACGGCAACCCTCTCGAGGCGATGCTCGCGCTCGCGGCGCAGGCGGCGGTGCAGTTCGCGAGCGTGATGGCCAACAACGCGATCGCGGCGGTCCAGGGGCAGGTCGACGGCGCCATCAACCAGGTGATGGCGCCGATCAACGGCCTGACCCAGAAGGCGGCGGGGGTCGCGGGCGCGATGCAGGCCGTCGCCGGCGGGGACATGAGCCGCATGCCCGGGATGATCGCGGGCGCGTCGGGCATCCCCGGCGCGAGCCAGCTCGCGGCTTCGATGGGCGGGGGCGGCGGCGGGGGCGGGGGCGGCGCCGCCGGCGGCGCGCCGGGCGCCGCGGCGCCCAACATGCTCGCCTCGATCGCGTCGAACGTGGCGCAGAGCAGCCTCGCCGGGAAGGTCTTCGTGAAGCCGGAGGCGCTCGCCTCGGCCCTCGGCATGGACGGGGGCGGCGGCGGCGGCGGGTCGACGGCCAACGTGGGCGGGCCGGACGGCGCCGTCGATGGCGTCGACGCGACCGACCGCGAGAAGGGGCCCGGGCACACGACCGCCAAGGTCACGGGCACCCACAAGGAGGACGTGGGCTCGATGAAGGTCCTGGGCGCGATCCAGGACATCGACAACAACGTGACGGGCAAGAAGACGATCGACGTCGGCGCCGCGACCGTGCAGGTGGCGTTCGGCAGCTACGCCGAGAGCGTCACGGGCTCGAAGAGCGAGAAGGCGACGGGCCTGGTCGTCCTCAGCAACGGCGGCGAGAGCGAGACGGTCACCGGCTCGCGCACCGCGATGGTGGGCGGCGCGGTCGTCGACAAGCTCAAGGGGTCACACGTGGTGCAGGCCGTCGGGCCCGCGACGTTCATCGGGGCCTTCCACAAGGTGGAGGCGAAGGGCGCCATCGTCTTCAAGTGCGGCGCCAGCGAGGTGGTGATCGACGGCGCCGGCGTCACCATCACGTCCCCGCTCGTGACCATCCTCGCGCCGAAGATCCAGCTGCCGAAGAAGGTCTCGGAGGTCTGA
- a CDS encoding DUF6531 domain-containing protein, whose translation MRTAPVPNIPAIPGMNPGVFVLGGGGDGGGAGGRGGGAGKDKQGANGKNGGDDASGGGRGACGSGQNGGACPNHHGKKGSGKGSKGDPVDIVTGRVFTVPVTDVHLPGPLPLTLTRSYTSAARDRDVGLGRGWHHSYAWEVEVHRGRTRLWTGNGMYVDFTPMRVGESAVGPSGWLLVRGKTGFVLDRGDGRWLVFEHAWQDRFLLSAETDSHDNRISFFYKEGVLAQIVDSVGRRVEVRSTREGRIASFEVKNAAHRGQLVPFARYRYDDAGDLVLAEDAMGAATRYTYTDHLLTCQEHPTGLCFYFVYDGEGRCVETWGAYPGREDESLAADVPAVLADGITAAKGIFHTKLEYGPHNYVEAADSISVERFFGNDFGSVDKAVTAAGVFCRTYDAWGNLLSFTDATGATTRWERDARGRELRITDALGRVTTFERDADGHIRRAVDPAGGVIETGRLTGGLVWRDAIGATFEVHFDRRGLTTRTVAPNGGQTLYRYDDHGNLIERTDPTGAVTQYTYDYWGRRQSMLDASGAMVTYAHDDAGRLRSERTPDGGVTRYEYDASGNCTSIWHPNGHTTTHRHAGYNRIVETREPDGRISKYRYNREGRLVEVHNSHGEVHRIRLNAARLVSEEVTFDGRTLRYRYDAMGRVVQFENGLGEKTGYVYDLVGRVVEHQYPDGGVETFEYDELDYIIAAHGPSATSSSSAISWAR comes from the coding sequence ATGCGAACGGCACCTGTCCCCAACATCCCGGCCATCCCGGGGATGAACCCCGGAGTCTTCGTTCTCGGCGGCGGCGGTGACGGCGGCGGGGCCGGCGGCCGCGGAGGCGGCGCGGGCAAGGACAAGCAAGGCGCGAACGGCAAGAACGGGGGCGACGACGCGTCGGGGGGCGGCAGGGGCGCCTGCGGCTCCGGCCAGAACGGCGGGGCGTGCCCCAACCATCATGGCAAGAAGGGGAGCGGCAAAGGCTCCAAGGGAGACCCTGTCGACATCGTGACAGGGCGTGTCTTCACGGTCCCCGTCACCGACGTGCACTTGCCGGGCCCGCTGCCGCTGACGCTGACCCGCAGCTACACGAGCGCCGCGCGCGACCGCGACGTCGGGCTCGGGCGCGGCTGGCACCACTCGTACGCGTGGGAGGTGGAGGTGCACCGCGGCCGGACGAGGCTCTGGACCGGGAACGGCATGTACGTCGACTTCACGCCCATGCGCGTCGGCGAGTCGGCGGTGGGCCCTTCCGGGTGGCTGCTCGTCCGCGGCAAGACGGGCTTCGTGCTCGATCGGGGCGACGGCCGGTGGCTCGTCTTCGAGCACGCCTGGCAAGACCGGTTCCTCCTGTCGGCGGAGACCGACTCTCACGACAACCGGATCTCGTTCTTCTACAAGGAAGGTGTCCTGGCGCAGATCGTCGACTCGGTCGGTCGCAGGGTCGAGGTCCGCTCCACGAGGGAAGGGCGCATCGCCTCGTTCGAGGTGAAGAACGCGGCGCACCGGGGCCAGCTCGTCCCGTTCGCGAGGTATCGCTACGACGACGCGGGGGACCTGGTGCTCGCCGAGGACGCGATGGGCGCGGCGACCCGGTACACGTACACGGATCATCTCCTGACGTGCCAGGAGCACCCGACGGGCCTTTGCTTCTACTTCGTCTATGACGGGGAAGGGCGGTGCGTCGAGACCTGGGGCGCGTACCCGGGGCGCGAGGACGAGAGCCTCGCCGCCGACGTCCCGGCGGTGCTCGCCGACGGGATCACGGCCGCCAAGGGCATCTTTCACACGAAGCTCGAGTACGGGCCTCACAACTATGTGGAGGCGGCCGACTCGATCTCGGTCGAGCGCTTCTTCGGAAACGACTTCGGGAGCGTCGACAAGGCGGTCACGGCCGCCGGCGTCTTCTGCCGCACGTACGACGCGTGGGGAAACCTGCTGTCGTTCACCGACGCGACGGGGGCGACGACCCGCTGGGAGCGGGACGCCCGCGGGCGGGAGCTCCGGATCACCGATGCTCTCGGCCGGGTGACCACGTTCGAGCGGGACGCCGACGGGCACATCCGGAGGGCTGTCGATCCTGCCGGGGGCGTCATCGAGACCGGGCGCCTCACGGGCGGGCTCGTGTGGCGCGACGCCATCGGCGCCACCTTCGAGGTGCACTTCGATCGCCGCGGGCTCACCACGCGGACCGTCGCGCCGAACGGCGGGCAGACGCTGTACAGGTACGACGATCACGGAAACCTCATCGAGCGGACCGATCCCACGGGCGCGGTGACGCAGTACACGTACGACTACTGGGGCCGGCGCCAGAGCATGCTCGACGCGTCGGGGGCGATGGTCACGTACGCCCACGACGACGCCGGCCGCCTCCGATCGGAGCGAACGCCGGACGGCGGCGTGACGCGCTACGAGTACGACGCGTCCGGAAACTGCACGTCGATCTGGCACCCGAACGGCCACACCACCACGCACCGCCATGCGGGGTACAACCGCATCGTCGAGACGCGAGAGCCCGACGGGCGGATCAGCAAATATCGATACAACCGCGAGGGGCGCCTCGTCGAGGTGCACAACAGCCACGGAGAGGTGCACCGCATCCGCCTGAACGCCGCCAGGCTCGTCTCGGAGGAGGTCACCTTCGACGGCCGCACCCTTCGTTATCGTTACGACGCCATGGGGCGTGTGGTGCAGTTCGAGAACGGCCTCGGCGAGAAGACCGGGTATGTGTACGATCTCGTCGGTCGCGTCGTGGAGCACCAGTACCCCGACGGCGGCGTCGAGACGTTCGAGTACGACGAGCTGGATTACATCATCGCCGCACACGGCCCCTCGGCGACATCTTCTTCGAGCGCAATCTCCTGGGCTAGGTGA
- a CDS encoding RHS repeat-associated core domain-containing protein, with the protein METKHDLMGNVIERKTSRGHHQTWVRDVAGRALRVTLDGNEQLGVVRDALGRETARYLPGGGRVPRGQVLARTDVHGQGEHFRYDAEGNVRELGPGAPEREYGRGNVLLRRGPVSYVWDGDGRLIKRRVVMPSGQEATTSYEWNGAGLLSAVVRPDGVRIEHVYDPFARRLEKRVVRRDEGGRMDTLSTTRFVWDGDTLVHEIKREWGPEGDRVTQERTYCTDEETSAPWAQKDARSGEGDAVSTEWYYYLNDPVGRPERLLDAAGNVACELDRTVWGAARPREGARTETPLRFLGQYYDDETGLAYNRYRYYDPAVGRYISVDPVGLLGGQNGFSYAGNRPTKMVDPTGLMFSTTTGRQDANGNPRPDIQGKSSTVQSDDDLDPALKDAVSNAREKFRDPDKPESDPRNLDAGGKVKPNPSSKAVRCAEIDGLNQQAKDIRQRLGKDANGRDCEKWAKMSEAERNARIRNELREEYRRGAKIEAHSNKQKPKASSEKPCPFCAQVFRELGIHPENINADPNKDVSDEAKKRAGLTADDAKGGVIYNGKTWDHKKDGVYEPDRNDPGKNVARENPSATNVVPKLNPDGSQQKNSRDPNAFLDEHGNYRRPDKPPPPPDPKFAPPEDVSTDPTRNRKKK; encoded by the coding sequence GTGGAGACGAAACATGACTTGATGGGCAATGTCATCGAGCGAAAGACCTCCCGCGGACACCACCAGACCTGGGTGCGCGACGTCGCTGGCCGCGCGCTGCGGGTGACGCTCGACGGCAACGAGCAGCTCGGCGTCGTCCGCGACGCGCTCGGGCGAGAGACCGCTCGCTATTTGCCCGGCGGCGGGCGTGTTCCGCGCGGGCAGGTGCTGGCGCGCACCGACGTCCACGGGCAGGGCGAGCACTTCCGGTACGACGCGGAGGGCAACGTGCGAGAGCTCGGCCCCGGCGCGCCGGAGCGCGAGTACGGGCGTGGCAACGTGCTGCTCCGGCGCGGCCCCGTGTCCTATGTGTGGGACGGCGACGGGAGGCTGATCAAGCGCCGCGTGGTCATGCCGAGCGGTCAGGAAGCCACGACGAGCTACGAGTGGAACGGCGCGGGTCTCCTGAGCGCGGTGGTGCGCCCCGACGGCGTCCGGATCGAGCATGTCTACGATCCCTTTGCCCGACGCCTCGAGAAGCGCGTGGTCAGGCGAGACGAAGGCGGGCGGATGGATACGCTGTCCACGACGCGCTTCGTCTGGGATGGGGACACGCTCGTTCATGAGATCAAGCGCGAGTGGGGCCCGGAGGGCGATCGGGTCACCCAGGAGAGAACGTACTGCACCGACGAGGAGACGTCGGCGCCGTGGGCGCAGAAGGACGCCAGGAGCGGCGAAGGCGACGCCGTGTCGACCGAGTGGTACTATTACCTGAACGACCCTGTCGGCAGACCAGAACGCCTGCTCGACGCCGCCGGGAATGTCGCCTGCGAGCTCGACCGCACGGTGTGGGGCGCCGCGCGCCCGCGGGAAGGCGCGCGCACGGAGACGCCGCTGCGGTTCCTCGGGCAGTACTACGACGACGAGACGGGGCTCGCGTACAACCGCTATCGCTACTACGACCCCGCGGTAGGACGGTACATCAGCGTCGACCCGGTCGGGCTGCTCGGCGGGCAGAACGGGTTCTCCTATGCGGGGAATCGGCCCACGAAGATGGTGGACCCGACGGGGTTGATGTTCTCGACCACCACGGGACGGCAGGACGCGAACGGCAATCCGCGGCCTGACATCCAGGGGAAGAGCTCGACCGTCCAGAGCGACGACGACCTCGACCCGGCGCTGAAGGACGCGGTATCGAACGCCCGCGAGAAATTCAGGGACCCTGACAAGCCGGAAAGCGATCCTCGAAACCTGGACGCCGGCGGCAAGGTCAAGCCGAACCCGTCCAGCAAGGCGGTCAGGTGCGCCGAGATCGACGGGTTGAACCAGCAGGCAAAGGACATCCGGCAGCGCCTTGGCAAAGATGCGAACGGCAGGGATTGCGAGAAGTGGGCGAAGATGTCCGAGGCCGAGCGAAATGCCCGGATCCGGAACGAGCTGCGTGAGGAATACCGCCGCGGCGCGAAGATTGAGGCACATTCGAACAAACAGAAACCCAAGGCATCGTCGGAGAAGCCTTGCCCGTTCTGCGCGCAGGTCTTCCGTGAGCTGGGCATCCACCCGGAGAATATCAATGCTGACCCGAATAAGGATGTGTCCGACGAGGCCAAGAAGAGAGCTGGGCTCACTGCGGATGATGCCAAGGGCGGTGTCATATACAATGGGAAAACGTGGGATCACAAGAAAGATGGCGTCTACGAGCCGGACAGGAACGATCCGGGGAAGAACGTGGCGCGGGAGAATCCATCCGCGACCAATGTCGTCCCCAAGCTGAACCCGGACGGCTCGCAGCAGAAGAACTCGCGCGATCCGAACGCATTCCTGGACGAGCACGGCAATTACAGGCGACCGGACAAGCCGCCGCCGCCGCCGGATCCGAAGTTCGCACCGCCTGAGGACGTCAGCACCGATCCGACCCGAAACCGGAAGAAAAAATGA
- a CDS encoding glycoside hydrolase family 43 protein, with protein MACCGFALTSVGLVASPSALADYPIASHRYLADPASLVHDGRVYLYASNDDDNVKQDGSDDGYKMASFVAISSSDLKNWTDHGEVIRVPRDASWAANTWAPSLVERNGNIYMYFANNGSGIGVAKSDSPTGPFRDAKGSALITSSTPGASGQNIWLFDPGVFIDDDGQAYLYFGGNGEQNARVIKLNNDMVSVSGSASTITVPYFFEASWMHKRNGVYYLSYSTNPANGMRIDYLTSSSPTSGFTHRGTVGPQPPKNNNNNNHAAIFEFGGSWYHAYHNRSVANDAGEPPGYRRNLGIESFTYKEDGSIVPVTYTTDGLKQLANLDPYARVEAETFNAQSGIETERCEEGGMDLSLINNGDWVRLRGVDFGEGAESFRARVASGAEGGSIELRLDARDGKLVGTCAVGATGGWQKWSDVSCAVDGAAGVHDLYLVFTGGGSNLFNMNFWQFSPVGGEGAGGGGTGGSTSGGGDGSVSSVSASSGGGAGSGSGSGGAPSTGTATGGGSPSSTSAAQASSGGTSGEESGEPAGCSCRSASRAPSGGALALTALLAASLGLRQRGRRGRRPGVTS; from the coding sequence ATGGCTTGTTGCGGGTTCGCGCTCACCTCGGTCGGGCTCGTCGCGAGCCCCTCCGCGCTGGCCGATTACCCCATCGCCTCGCACCGCTACCTCGCCGATCCGGCCTCGCTGGTGCACGACGGGCGGGTCTACCTCTACGCCTCGAACGACGACGACAACGTCAAACAGGACGGCTCGGACGACGGCTACAAGATGGCCTCGTTCGTGGCCATCTCGAGCAGCGACCTGAAGAACTGGACCGACCACGGGGAAGTGATCCGCGTGCCCCGCGACGCCTCCTGGGCGGCCAACACGTGGGCCCCCTCGCTCGTGGAGCGCAACGGCAACATCTACATGTACTTCGCCAACAACGGATCAGGTATCGGCGTCGCCAAGAGCGACAGCCCGACCGGACCGTTCAGAGACGCGAAGGGCAGCGCCCTGATCACCTCGAGCACCCCCGGCGCCTCGGGCCAGAACATCTGGCTCTTCGATCCGGGGGTCTTCATCGATGACGACGGCCAGGCGTACCTCTACTTCGGCGGCAACGGCGAGCAGAACGCGCGCGTCATCAAGCTGAACAACGACATGGTGAGCGTCTCGGGCTCGGCCTCCACGATCACGGTCCCGTACTTCTTCGAGGCCTCGTGGATGCACAAGCGGAACGGCGTTTACTATCTGTCGTACTCGACGAACCCTGCGAACGGCATGCGGATCGACTACCTCACGAGCTCGAGCCCCACCTCCGGCTTCACCCACCGCGGCACGGTGGGGCCCCAGCCGCCGAAGAACAACAACAACAACAACCACGCGGCAATCTTCGAGTTCGGCGGCTCCTGGTACCACGCCTACCACAATCGCTCCGTCGCCAACGACGCCGGCGAGCCCCCGGGCTATCGCCGGAACCTCGGGATCGAGTCGTTCACCTACAAGGAAGACGGCTCGATCGTGCCGGTGACCTACACGACGGACGGGCTCAAGCAGCTCGCGAACCTCGACCCCTACGCGCGCGTCGAGGCCGAGACCTTCAACGCGCAGAGCGGTATCGAGACCGAGCGCTGCGAGGAGGGCGGGATGGACCTCTCGCTCATCAACAACGGAGACTGGGTGCGCCTCCGCGGGGTCGACTTCGGCGAAGGGGCGGAGAGCTTCCGCGCGCGCGTCGCGAGCGGCGCGGAGGGGGGCAGCATCGAGCTCCGCCTGGATGCGCGCGACGGCAAGCTCGTGGGCACCTGCGCGGTCGGGGCGACGGGGGGCTGGCAGAAGTGGAGCGACGTGTCGTGTGCGGTCGACGGCGCCGCAGGCGTGCACGATCTCTATCTCGTCTTCACCGGCGGCGGGTCGAACCTCTTCAACATGAACTTCTGGCAGTTCTCGCCCGTCGGGGGCGAGGGCGCCGGCGGGGGTGGCACGGGGGGAAGCACGAGCGGCGGCGGCGACGGCAGCGTCAGCAGCGTCAGCGCCAGCAGCGGCGGTGGCGCCGGCTCCGGCTCCGGCTCCGGAGGAGCGCCCTCGACGGGCACGGCCACGGGTGGAGGGTCCCCCAGCTCAACGTCAGCCGCCCAGGCGTCGTCGGGGGGCACCTCCGGCGAGGAGTCGGGCGAGCCGGCTGGTTGTAGCTGCCGCTCGGCGAGCCGCGCGCCGTCCGGGGGTGCCCTCGCGCTGACGGCGCTGCTCGCGGCGTCCCTGGGGCTCCGGCAGCGCGGCCGGAGGGGGCGTCGTCCGGGAGTGACGAGCTGA
- a CDS encoding OmpH family outer membrane protein, with amino-acid sequence MRNNAPERLVARCSTFSTPARPAGATQGAPLAARPTSGRRLTARVLPLLAAAALGSAALLSPTPASAQSKIAVVDVRRAMLETEEGLRVQATLKKLFDSRQVELDTKRRALDDERDKLDKEAQAGKTPKDVLQRRFETWQRQAAEFQATTLDAQREMQRKESELTTPMLQKVLGLLRRLAAQEGYDLILDKSAVPYYRADLELTDRAIQLYNSGQAGEAPPAKGAPPAKGAPPAKGAPPAAPAKPAAPAKK; translated from the coding sequence ATGCGAAACAACGCTCCTGAGCGGCTCGTCGCGCGCTGTTCCACGTTCTCCACCCCTGCGCGTCCGGCCGGCGCGACCCAGGGTGCTCCGCTGGCAGCCCGCCCGACCTCGGGCCGACGGCTCACGGCGCGCGTCCTGCCGCTGCTCGCGGCCGCGGCGCTCGGCAGCGCGGCGCTGCTGTCGCCCACGCCCGCGTCCGCGCAGTCGAAGATCGCCGTCGTCGACGTGCGCCGCGCCATGCTGGAGACCGAGGAAGGGCTCCGCGTCCAGGCGACGCTCAAGAAGCTGTTCGACAGCCGCCAGGTGGAGCTCGACACGAAGCGCCGCGCGCTCGACGACGAGCGGGACAAGCTCGACAAGGAGGCCCAGGCGGGCAAGACGCCGAAGGACGTCCTCCAGCGCAGGTTCGAGACGTGGCAGCGCCAGGCCGCCGAGTTCCAGGCGACGACGCTCGACGCCCAGCGCGAGATGCAGCGCAAGGAGAGCGAGCTCACGACGCCGATGCTGCAGAAGGTGCTCGGCCTCCTCCGGCGCCTCGCGGCGCAGGAGGGCTACGACCTCATCCTCGACAAGTCGGCCGTGCCCTACTACCGCGCCGATCTCGAGCTCACCGATCGCGCGATCCAGCTGTACAACAGCGGCCAGGCCGGCGAAGCGCCGCCGGCCAAGGGCGCGCCGCCGGCCAAGGGCGCGCCGCCGGCCAAGGGCGCGCCGCCCGCCGCCCCGGCGAAGCCGGCCGCGCCCGCCAAGAAGTAG